One part of the Lycium ferocissimum isolate CSIRO_LF1 chromosome 8, AGI_CSIRO_Lferr_CH_V1, whole genome shotgun sequence genome encodes these proteins:
- the LOC132067880 gene encoding protein RETARDED ROOT GROWTH, mitochondrial isoform X1, producing the protein MGRWKAVNFVAHIIITKSRSIPHINKTPLHKICNFSSSLAPKIQFLNFRSLSAAPQYVDDFEYNQHNKLDNTYSLESKDDEEIGKIPIKAYFLCTSIDLKRMQAENTRDVLPSSSRSPNHIALRFFNLLPTNTALRFGENTNVCSCMVVFQYGAVILFNVEDDESEYYLQIVRRYSSGLLREMKKDDYAVKEKPLLVEDMQGGADHIVLKNLDTDSIRIISSVLGQSIALDYFVSQVDGMVEEFAGINREMEKTGTFTMKRKKLFQLVGKANSNIADVILKVGIFERSEIAWRDAKYAQILEYMREEYEVSQRFGNLNFKLKFVEHNIHFLQEVLQNRKSDLLEWCIIVLLAVENVVCLYEIIRESGTM; encoded by the exons ATGGGGAGATGGAAAGCTGTTAACTTTGTAGCTCATATTATTATTACAAAATCTAGATCAATACCACATATCAACAAAACCCCACTTCACAAAATCTGTAATTTTTCATCAAGTTTAGCACCCAAGATTCAATTCTTGAATTTCAGGTCACTTTCTGCAGCTCCACAATATGTGGATGATTTTGAATATAACCAACATAATAAGCTTGATAATACTTACTCTTTGGAGTCTAAAGATGATGAGGAAATTGGAAAAATTCCCATCAAAGCTTATTTCCTTTGCACAAG TATTGATTTGAAGCGCATGCAAGCTGAAAATACAAGAGACGTTCTTCCGTCATCCTCCCGTTCACCCAATCATATTGCCCTTAGATTTTTCAATCTTCTACCAACAAATACT GCCCTTAGATTTGGAGAAAATACAAATGTTTGCAGTTGTATGGTTGTATTCCAGTATGGTGCAGTTATCCTGTTCAATGTGGAGGACGATGAATCTGAGTACTACTTGCAAATTGTGAGAAGATATTCATCTGGGTTGCTTCGTGAGATGAAAAAAGATG ATTATGCTGTAAAAGAGAAGCCATTGCTGGTTGAGGATATGCAGGGAGGTGCAGATCACATAGTTCTGAAAAATTTGGACACAGATAGTATTCGTATAATTAGCAGTGTGCTTGGCCAAAGTATTGCCCTTGATTACTTTGTCTCACAG GTTGATGGTATGGTTGAAGAGTTTGCTGGGATAAATCGTGAAATGGAGAAAACGGGCACTTTCACaatgaagaggaagaaattgttTCAACTTGTGGGCAAGGCTAATTCAAATATAGCTGATGTAATTTTGAAAGTAGGTATCTTTGAGAG ATCTGAAATTGCTTGGAGAGATGCAAAATATGCTCAGATACTCGAGTATATGAGGGAGGAATACGAGGTCTCACAACGTTTTGGGAACCTCAACTTCAAACTAAAGTTTGTCGAG CATAACATTCATTTTCTTCAGGAAGTTCTTCAAAACAGAAAGTCGGATCTACTAGAATGGTGCATCATCGTTTTGTTAGCTGTAGAGAATGTGGTATGCCTATATGAGATTATTAGGGAGTCAGGTACAATGtga
- the LOC132067879 gene encoding uncharacterized protein At5g01610 → MEKALTKVGSIKVGSFWLTKKAKAEFNNISEDINSISNTVEEKAKWIFNKLKGTPMKSLTDLLREHNLPPGLFPQNITSFELDESKTKLTVYLPSPCEITFKDGSVIRYATRVKCILLRDKLIGIEGMKTKVLVWVKVTNVCVEGYRSEKVWFTAGVKKSRPREAYEIPHDAVRVKEF, encoded by the exons ATGGAGAAAGCATTAACTAAAGTTGGGAGCATTAAAGTTGGAAGCTTTTGGTTAACCAAGAAAGCTAAAGCAGAATTCAATAACATCTCTGAAGACATTAAT AGCATCTCAAATACTGTTGAAGAGAAGGCGAAATGGATCTTTAACAAGCTAAAAG GAACGCCTATGAAGAGTTTGACAGATCTTCTTCGAGAACATAATCTCCCACCAGGCCTTTTCCCCCAGAACATAACGAGTTTTGAATTAGACGAGTCCAAAACAAAGCTGACTGTTTACCTTCCCTCCCCATGCGAGATAACCTTCAAGGACGGCTCTGTGATTAGGTATGCTACGAGGGTGAAATGCATTTTACTAAGAGACAAGCTTATTGGCATAGAAGGAATGAAGACCAAAGTCTTAGTATGGGTGAAGGTCACAAATGTGTGTGTTGAAGGATACAGGTCGGAGAAGGTTTGGTTTACTGCTGGTGTAAAGAAATCGAGGCCAAGGGAAGCTTATGAAATTCCTCACGATGCAGTTAGAGTAAAAGAGTTTTGA
- the LOC132067881 gene encoding F-box protein At5g03100-like isoform X3, with amino-acid sequence MGTTRIDMLPDCVTHIVLSHLGFKEAARMSIISKTWLRAWLTHPNLEFRIYDFKCIKTIDEILERYREENIPIEKLSFYVSGEVFPLIDKWFRIALQNGVKYLEFGYTDYGCHFQHILLYPLPVFTILAAKSLRKLVLKDCDLMQLPLLSSGVANYCDSLRDLSLIGVRLDDNMLQTLLTTCPMIVSFTIKHCIGLEKIELRNLQKIKMVFIHIDRKQPVEIQAPTLEHLFYCGLAEKSLKLDIVACLNLKSLKLSCVKISDRFLEKVTFECQSLESLMLDNVVSKGSKKFKVCGSQSLKKLEIRGCDAIAVIDEAPNLESLEYVGCHIPVLKTGKTFGPLKHSRMELYHCSNLNALWFCKLRKFLFNSNSLFQITLHFPKCIKIDMGHWDPYRGLFTIPQVDVLNVHLAWSMECPVFMDALLWSCHPRRLNLFSTIQMITCFNNHLMRTKSSSLSSSHGSKPWQSQLVDVRVHREDLSGQPVEHNEKRRICFSLDWS; translated from the exons ATGGGGACAACAAGAATTGACATGTTGCCTGATTGTGTCACTCATATTGTTCTGTCTCACCTTGGCTTTAAAGAAGCAGCCCGGATGAGTATTATCTCCAAAACATGGTTACGTGCCTGGTTAACACATCCAAATTTAGAATTCagaatttatgatttcaaatgCATAAAAACAATAGATGAAATCTTGGAAAGATATAGGGAAGAAAATATCCCTATAGAAAAGCTTAGTTTCTATGTTTCTGGTGAAGTTTTTCCCCTGATTGATAAGTGGTTTCGAATTGCTCTCCAAAATGGTGTTAAGTATCTTGAATTTGGATATACTGATTATGGTTGTCATTTCCAACATATATTATTGTACCCCTTGCCTGTTTTCACTATCTTGGCAGCAAAATCTTTAAGAAAATTGGTTCTCAAGGACTGTGATCTCATGCAACTTCCGTTATTATCTAGTGGTGTGGCCAATTATTGCGATTCTTTGAGAGACCTTTCTCTAATAGGTGTTCGTTTAGACGATAACATGCTTCAGACTCTGTTAACTACTTGTCCTATGATTGTCAGTTTCACCATTAAACATTGTATTGGGTTGGAAAAGATTGAGTTGCGGAATCTCCAGAAGATCAAGATGGTTTTCATTCATATCGATAGAAAACAGCCTGTCGAAATTCAAGCACCAACTCTTGAACACTTGTTTTATTGTGGTCTTGCGGAAAAGAGCCTTAAGTTGGATATTGTTGCATGTCTTAATCTGAAATCTTTAAAGCTATCATGTGTGAAGATATCTGATCGATTTCTCGAGAAAGTTACTTTTGAATGTCAATCCCTTGAGAGTTTGATGTTAGATAACGTCGTTAGTAAAGGGAGTAAAAAGTTTAAAGTTTGCGGGAGTCAATCTCTTAAGAAATTGGAGATTCGTGGTTGTGATGCCATAGCGGTGATTGATGAAGCTCCAAATTTGGAATCACTCGAGTATGTTGGATGCCATATTCCTGTGCTTAAAACTGGGAAAACATTTGGCCCATTGAAGCACTCACGTATGGAATTATATCACTGCAGCAATTTAAATGCTTTATGGTTCTGTAAATTGAGGAAATTTCTATTCAACTCGAACTCTTTGTTTCAAATTACCCTTCACTTCCCCAAATGCATTAAAATCGACATGGGACATTGGGATCCTTATCGTGGATTATTTACTATCCCCCAAGTGGACGTGTTAAATGTGCATTTAGCTTGGTCAATGGAGTGTCCAGTTTTTATGGATGCTTTATTATGGAGCTGTCATCCTAGGAGACTCAACTTATTCTCGACTATACAAATGATTACATGTTTCAACAATCATTTAATGCGTACGAAGAGTTCAAGTCTTTCTAGTTCTCATGGAAGCAAGCCTTGGCAAAGTCAATTAGTAGATGTGCGAGTCCATAGAGAAGACTTGAGCGGGCAGCCTGTGGAACATAACGAGAAGAGGAGAATTTGTTTTTCATTAGATTGGAG CTGA
- the LOC132067880 gene encoding protein RETARDED ROOT GROWTH, mitochondrial isoform X2 has translation MQAENTRDVLPSSSRSPNHIALRFFNLLPTNTALRFGENTNVCSCMVVFQYGAVILFNVEDDESEYYLQIVRRYSSGLLREMKKDDYAVKEKPLLVEDMQGGADHIVLKNLDTDSIRIISSVLGQSIALDYFVSQVDGMVEEFAGINREMEKTGTFTMKRKKLFQLVGKANSNIADVILKVGIFERSEIAWRDAKYAQILEYMREEYEVSQRFGNLNFKLKFVEHNIHFLQEVLQNRKSDLLEWCIIVLLAVENVVCLYEIIRESGTM, from the exons ATGCAAGCTGAAAATACAAGAGACGTTCTTCCGTCATCCTCCCGTTCACCCAATCATATTGCCCTTAGATTTTTCAATCTTCTACCAACAAATACT GCCCTTAGATTTGGAGAAAATACAAATGTTTGCAGTTGTATGGTTGTATTCCAGTATGGTGCAGTTATCCTGTTCAATGTGGAGGACGATGAATCTGAGTACTACTTGCAAATTGTGAGAAGATATTCATCTGGGTTGCTTCGTGAGATGAAAAAAGATG ATTATGCTGTAAAAGAGAAGCCATTGCTGGTTGAGGATATGCAGGGAGGTGCAGATCACATAGTTCTGAAAAATTTGGACACAGATAGTATTCGTATAATTAGCAGTGTGCTTGGCCAAAGTATTGCCCTTGATTACTTTGTCTCACAG GTTGATGGTATGGTTGAAGAGTTTGCTGGGATAAATCGTGAAATGGAGAAAACGGGCACTTTCACaatgaagaggaagaaattgttTCAACTTGTGGGCAAGGCTAATTCAAATATAGCTGATGTAATTTTGAAAGTAGGTATCTTTGAGAG ATCTGAAATTGCTTGGAGAGATGCAAAATATGCTCAGATACTCGAGTATATGAGGGAGGAATACGAGGTCTCACAACGTTTTGGGAACCTCAACTTCAAACTAAAGTTTGTCGAG CATAACATTCATTTTCTTCAGGAAGTTCTTCAAAACAGAAAGTCGGATCTACTAGAATGGTGCATCATCGTTTTGTTAGCTGTAGAGAATGTGGTATGCCTATATGAGATTATTAGGGAGTCAGGTACAATGtga
- the LOC132067881 gene encoding F-box protein At5g03100-like isoform X2, which produces MGTTRIDMLPDCVTHIVLSHLGFKEAARMSIISKTWLRAWLTHPNLEFRIYDFKCIKTIDEILERYREENIPIEKLSFYVSGEVFPLIDKWFRIALQNGVKYLEFGYTDYGCHFQHILLYPLPVFTILAAKSLRKLVLKDCDLMQLPLLSSGVANYCDSLRDLSLIGVRLDDNMLQTLLTTCPMIVSFTIKHCIGLEKIELRNLQKIKMVFIHIDRKQPVEIQAPTLEHLFYCGLAEKSLKLDIVACLNLKSLKLSCVKISDRFLEKVTFECQSLESLMLDNVVSKGSKKFKVCGSQSLKKLEIRGCDAIAVIDEAPNLESLEYVGCHIPVLKTGKTFGPLKHSRMELYHCSNLNALWFCKLRKFLFNSNSLFQITLHFPKCIKIDMGHWDPYRGLFTIPQVDVLNVHLAWSMECPVFMDALLWSCHPRRLNLFSTIQMITCFNNHLMRTKSSSLSSSHGSKPWQSQLVDVRVHREDLSGQPVEHNEKRRICFSLDWSKGWYGSQ; this is translated from the exons ATGGGGACAACAAGAATTGACATGTTGCCTGATTGTGTCACTCATATTGTTCTGTCTCACCTTGGCTTTAAAGAAGCAGCCCGGATGAGTATTATCTCCAAAACATGGTTACGTGCCTGGTTAACACATCCAAATTTAGAATTCagaatttatgatttcaaatgCATAAAAACAATAGATGAAATCTTGGAAAGATATAGGGAAGAAAATATCCCTATAGAAAAGCTTAGTTTCTATGTTTCTGGTGAAGTTTTTCCCCTGATTGATAAGTGGTTTCGAATTGCTCTCCAAAATGGTGTTAAGTATCTTGAATTTGGATATACTGATTATGGTTGTCATTTCCAACATATATTATTGTACCCCTTGCCTGTTTTCACTATCTTGGCAGCAAAATCTTTAAGAAAATTGGTTCTCAAGGACTGTGATCTCATGCAACTTCCGTTATTATCTAGTGGTGTGGCCAATTATTGCGATTCTTTGAGAGACCTTTCTCTAATAGGTGTTCGTTTAGACGATAACATGCTTCAGACTCTGTTAACTACTTGTCCTATGATTGTCAGTTTCACCATTAAACATTGTATTGGGTTGGAAAAGATTGAGTTGCGGAATCTCCAGAAGATCAAGATGGTTTTCATTCATATCGATAGAAAACAGCCTGTCGAAATTCAAGCACCAACTCTTGAACACTTGTTTTATTGTGGTCTTGCGGAAAAGAGCCTTAAGTTGGATATTGTTGCATGTCTTAATCTGAAATCTTTAAAGCTATCATGTGTGAAGATATCTGATCGATTTCTCGAGAAAGTTACTTTTGAATGTCAATCCCTTGAGAGTTTGATGTTAGATAACGTCGTTAGTAAAGGGAGTAAAAAGTTTAAAGTTTGCGGGAGTCAATCTCTTAAGAAATTGGAGATTCGTGGTTGTGATGCCATAGCGGTGATTGATGAAGCTCCAAATTTGGAATCACTCGAGTATGTTGGATGCCATATTCCTGTGCTTAAAACTGGGAAAACATTTGGCCCATTGAAGCACTCACGTATGGAATTATATCACTGCAGCAATTTAAATGCTTTATGGTTCTGTAAATTGAGGAAATTTCTATTCAACTCGAACTCTTTGTTTCAAATTACCCTTCACTTCCCCAAATGCATTAAAATCGACATGGGACATTGGGATCCTTATCGTGGATTATTTACTATCCCCCAAGTGGACGTGTTAAATGTGCATTTAGCTTGGTCAATGGAGTGTCCAGTTTTTATGGATGCTTTATTATGGAGCTGTCATCCTAGGAGACTCAACTTATTCTCGACTATACAAATGATTACATGTTTCAACAATCATTTAATGCGTACGAAGAGTTCAAGTCTTTCTAGTTCTCATGGAAGCAAGCCTTGGCAAAGTCAATTAGTAGATGTGCGAGTCCATAGAGAAGACTTGAGCGGGCAGCCTGTGGAACATAACGAGAAGAGGAGAATTTGTTTTTCATTAGATTGGAG CAAAGGGTGGTATGGGAGTCAGTAA
- the LOC132067881 gene encoding putative F-box/LRR-repeat protein At5g02700 isoform X1, whose product MGTTRIDMLPDCVTHIVLSHLGFKEAARMSIISKTWLRAWLTHPNLEFRIYDFKCIKTIDEILERYREENIPIEKLSFYVSGEVFPLIDKWFRIALQNGVKYLEFGYTDYGCHFQHILLYPLPVFTILAAKSLRKLVLKDCDLMQLPLLSSGVANYCDSLRDLSLIGVRLDDNMLQTLLTTCPMIVSFTIKHCIGLEKIELRNLQKIKMVFIHIDRKQPVEIQAPTLEHLFYCGLAEKSLKLDIVACLNLKSLKLSCVKISDRFLEKVTFECQSLESLMLDNVVSKGSKKFKVCGSQSLKKLEIRGCDAIAVIDEAPNLESLEYVGCHIPVLKTGKTFGPLKHSRMELYHCSNLNALWFCKLRKFLFNSNSLFQITLHFPKCIKIDMGHWDPYRGLFTIPQVDVLNVHLAWSMECPVFMDALLWSCHPRRLNLFSTIQMITCFNNHLMRTKSSSLSSSHGSKPWQSQLVDVRVHREDLSGQPVEHNEKRRICFSLDWRIRYSFLVTTSRVIPRPPYRRLQGEPCHIRSPEPPSLTYLSFAFLRQLFHVVTRLF is encoded by the exons ATGGGGACAACAAGAATTGACATGTTGCCTGATTGTGTCACTCATATTGTTCTGTCTCACCTTGGCTTTAAAGAAGCAGCCCGGATGAGTATTATCTCCAAAACATGGTTACGTGCCTGGTTAACACATCCAAATTTAGAATTCagaatttatgatttcaaatgCATAAAAACAATAGATGAAATCTTGGAAAGATATAGGGAAGAAAATATCCCTATAGAAAAGCTTAGTTTCTATGTTTCTGGTGAAGTTTTTCCCCTGATTGATAAGTGGTTTCGAATTGCTCTCCAAAATGGTGTTAAGTATCTTGAATTTGGATATACTGATTATGGTTGTCATTTCCAACATATATTATTGTACCCCTTGCCTGTTTTCACTATCTTGGCAGCAAAATCTTTAAGAAAATTGGTTCTCAAGGACTGTGATCTCATGCAACTTCCGTTATTATCTAGTGGTGTGGCCAATTATTGCGATTCTTTGAGAGACCTTTCTCTAATAGGTGTTCGTTTAGACGATAACATGCTTCAGACTCTGTTAACTACTTGTCCTATGATTGTCAGTTTCACCATTAAACATTGTATTGGGTTGGAAAAGATTGAGTTGCGGAATCTCCAGAAGATCAAGATGGTTTTCATTCATATCGATAGAAAACAGCCTGTCGAAATTCAAGCACCAACTCTTGAACACTTGTTTTATTGTGGTCTTGCGGAAAAGAGCCTTAAGTTGGATATTGTTGCATGTCTTAATCTGAAATCTTTAAAGCTATCATGTGTGAAGATATCTGATCGATTTCTCGAGAAAGTTACTTTTGAATGTCAATCCCTTGAGAGTTTGATGTTAGATAACGTCGTTAGTAAAGGGAGTAAAAAGTTTAAAGTTTGCGGGAGTCAATCTCTTAAGAAATTGGAGATTCGTGGTTGTGATGCCATAGCGGTGATTGATGAAGCTCCAAATTTGGAATCACTCGAGTATGTTGGATGCCATATTCCTGTGCTTAAAACTGGGAAAACATTTGGCCCATTGAAGCACTCACGTATGGAATTATATCACTGCAGCAATTTAAATGCTTTATGGTTCTGTAAATTGAGGAAATTTCTATTCAACTCGAACTCTTTGTTTCAAATTACCCTTCACTTCCCCAAATGCATTAAAATCGACATGGGACATTGGGATCCTTATCGTGGATTATTTACTATCCCCCAAGTGGACGTGTTAAATGTGCATTTAGCTTGGTCAATGGAGTGTCCAGTTTTTATGGATGCTTTATTATGGAGCTGTCATCCTAGGAGACTCAACTTATTCTCGACTATACAAATGATTACATGTTTCAACAATCATTTAATGCGTACGAAGAGTTCAAGTCTTTCTAGTTCTCATGGAAGCAAGCCTTGGCAAAGTCAATTAGTAGATGTGCGAGTCCATAGAGAAGACTTGAGCGGGCAGCCTGTGGAACATAACGAGAAGAGGAGAATTTGTTTTTCATTAGATTGGAG AATTCGCTACAGCTTCCTTGTCACAACCTCGCGAGTAATCCCGAGGCCTCCGTACCGGAGACTTCAGGGTGAGCCATGCCACATCCGCAGCCCAGAGCCTCCTTCTCTTACATATCTGTCCTTTGCTTTCTTGAGACaattatttcatgttgttaCGAGACTATTCTAG
- the LOC132066810 gene encoding xylan glycosyltransferase MUCI21 — MMKINVAKKKASNPTMALIGLTLFVLMIIVLGQNQYFFLASFQSFITSTPHTISHHSNHGGTSKQKSLRAQDQPLEPFSRAPKSIIRCDRSHYFYDICSINGPTIFDPFESTFYDMDSINKNETNIIVEKIKPYPRKWENFTMGQIKEFTLTTGPLSPPCLIHHKAQALVFSLGGYTGNFFHDINDGFIPLFITVNSLFPNQDFILVISKLEDWWVQKYKDLLQSFSNYPIINIDKENVTHCFPSATLGLMSHGFMNIDPKLTPSSKTLIDFHKFLATTYGTGQSQLQRQSRPRLVLASRGGSVGRLILNQDELRVVAEQIGFEVILLKPRKNTSLHESFGLIHSSHAMIGVHGAALTHALFLRPSSIFIQIIPIGAEGVSDLCFGRLARGMKLVYEEYKIGVEESSLMEKFGKENSLVLKNPKALQKNGWSKEIMDIYLREQNIKLDLNRFRIYLEKAFKKAQVYTAIKG, encoded by the exons ATGATGAAGATTAATGTGGCGAAGAAAAAAGCTTCAAATCCAACAATGGCGTTGATTGGACTCACACTCTTCGTCTTGATGATTATAGTGTTGGGGCAAAATCAATATTTCTTCCTCGCAAGTTTTCAATCTTTTATTACCTCAACCCCTCATACAATCAGTCATCATAGTAACCATGGAG GCACTTCAAAACAAAAATCTTTGAGAGCACAGGATCAACCCCTTGAACCATTTTCTAGGGCACCCAAGTCAATAATCAGATGCGACAGGTCTCATTATTTCTATGATATTTGCTCAATCAACGGGCCAACaatttttgacccatttgagTCAACATTCTATGACATGGATTCAATCAACAAGAATGAGACAAACATCATAGTTGAAAAGATCAAGCCCTACCCAAGAAAATGGGAGAATTTTACAATGGGCCAAATCAAAGAATTCACTCTTACTACAGGCCCATTAAGCCCACCATGCTTGATCCACCACAAAGCCCAAGCACTAGTGTTTAGTTTGGGTGGGTACACAGGAAATTTTTTCCATGATATCAATGATGGATTCATTCCCCTCTTCATCACTGTTAATTCTTTGTTTCCTAATCAAGATTTCATCTTGGTAATCTCCAAATTGGAAGATTGGTGGGTCCAAAAGTACAAGGATTTATTACAAAGCTTTAGCAACTACCCAATCATAAATATTGACAAGGAAAATGTCACACATTGTTTTCCTAGTGCAACCCTTGGCCTAATGTCACACGGTTTCATGAACATAGACCCAAAATTAACACCTAGCTCAAAAACCCTAATagattttcataaatttctagCTACCACATATGGCACCGGTCAGTCTCAGCTTCAGCGTCAGTCTCGGCCTCGACTCGTCCTGGCAAGTCGCGGTGGCAGTGTCGGACGTCTGATCTTGAACCAGGACGAATTAAGAGTGGTCGCGGAACAAATTGGTTTTGAGGTGATTTTATTAAAGCCAAGAAAAAACACATCACTGCATGAATCATTTGGATTGATACACTCAAGCCATGCAATGATTGGAGTGCATGGAGCAGCACTAACACATGCACTATTCCTACGTCCTAGTTCAATATTTATACAAATTATTCCAATTGGAGCTGAAGGAGTATCAGATCTTTGTTTTGGGAGATTAGCAAGGGGCATGAAGTTGGTTTATGAGGAATACAAAATTGGAGTCGAAGAAAGCAGCTTAatggagaaatttggaaaagaaaatagtTTAGTGCTAAAAAATCCAAAGGCTCTTCAAAAAAATGGTTGGTCTAAGGAAATTATGGATATTTACCTCAGAGAACAAAATATTAAGTTGGACTTAAATCGCTTCAGAATATATTTGGAGAAAGCATTTAAAAAAGCACAAGTATATACGGCTATCAAGGGTTAG